Proteins from one Rhodanobacteraceae bacterium genomic window:
- a CDS encoding ribonuclease D, translating to MSVTNPAPAPAWIATPPAAATFVATALNHTTVALDTEFIRTQTFHAELGLVQLAIPDAIALVDPLVAGVGAALVPLLAAPGVVKIVHSASEDLEVLGHALGQVPQPLFDTQIAAVLCGYEMPPSYQRLVQAELGIALDKHATRTDWLKRPLDAEQIRYAGEDVEHLHALHARLSRQLADLGRSDWLAEECARAVARALAPGEPNPHLKVRAIDRMSPAQQQRLWRLLSWREQEAAARNRPRKWILDNPVAIRAALLEQPDLAKLEAAVAADGKPSPRLAQKLEAVLAQPATAEELAIPLYAAQSEAEKARARDLREHAVSHAERLGIGADFLLPRRALDHWARFGALPDDLRGWREGVLGL from the coding sequence GTGTCAGTCACGAATCCGGCGCCCGCGCCGGCATGGATCGCCACCCCGCCGGCCGCCGCGACCTTCGTCGCCACTGCCCTCAACCATACGACAGTCGCGCTCGATACCGAGTTCATTCGCACCCAGACTTTCCACGCCGAACTCGGGCTGGTTCAGCTGGCGATACCGGATGCCATCGCGCTGGTCGACCCGCTCGTCGCCGGCGTCGGCGCCGCCCTGGTGCCGCTGCTGGCCGCGCCCGGCGTCGTCAAGATCGTGCACAGTGCCAGCGAAGACCTGGAGGTGCTGGGGCATGCGCTCGGCCAGGTGCCGCAGCCTTTGTTCGACACCCAGATCGCCGCGGTGCTGTGCGGTTACGAGATGCCGCCGTCCTATCAGCGGTTGGTGCAGGCGGAGCTGGGCATCGCGCTGGACAAGCACGCCACCCGCACCGACTGGCTCAAGCGCCCGCTGGATGCCGAGCAGATCCGCTACGCCGGCGAGGACGTCGAGCACCTGCATGCGCTGCACGCGAGGTTGTCGCGCCAGCTCGCGGACCTGGGCCGCAGCGACTGGCTGGCCGAGGAATGCGCCCGCGCGGTGGCCCGTGCGCTGGCACCGGGCGAGCCGAACCCTCACCTCAAGGTGCGCGCGATCGATCGCATGAGCCCGGCGCAGCAACAGCGCCTGTGGCGGCTCCTCAGCTGGCGCGAGCAAGAAGCTGCGGCACGCAACCGACCGCGCAAATGGATCCTCGACAACCCGGTCGCCATCCGCGCGGCGCTGCTGGAGCAGCCGGACCTGGCCAAGCTCGAAGCCGCCGTCGCTGCCGACGGCAAGCCGAGCCCGCGACTGGCGCAGAAGCTGGAAGCGGTGCTGGCCCAGCCCGCCACGGCCGAGGAACTGGCGATTCCGCTGTACGCCGCACAAAGCGAGGCCGAGAAGGCCCGCGCCCGCGACCTGCGCGAACACGCCGTCAGCCACGCCGAGCGCCTCGGTATCGGCGCCGACTTCCTGCTGCCGCGGCGCGCGCTCGACCACTGGGCGCGCTTCGGCGCCCTGCCAGACGACCTGCGTGGTTGGCGCGAGGGTGTGCTGGGCCTGTAG
- a CDS encoding SUMF1/EgtB/PvdO family nonheme iron enzyme yields MASDHQSRLSFAIALTIILGSAWVGWWRGQRTQAPGELRAPDAPLRDGPAILAVEGSAEPNEEPLDEPLVEEASSAAAAEPVDVSPEQLAELIATMRSQLEEGRLLEPLDRSAFAQAARILGVDPANGEAREVLARALGELRDAGNPVLPENLLGTAERALSLLPEELADDSVAVAVRSGVERTRALQRELARAERLAAREGAGPKTFASAVEGYRAALQIDPANARALRGLEDVQRRMLERAIAAAYDLRFATADKLLDQAEEVQAGTSRVLDVRSQVMAFRAQTQAERLAQFKDALAANDLASAESALEVLRRLLDDNAQISDLERKIVNVRLYGGYAPGERFGDSLADGSRGPRMVVVPVGSLLMGSPEAEPGRSKSEGPQRPLEFARGFALARNEISVAEFRAFVQATGYTTDAERSGASAVYDEKTGRMSKSRRITWQRGYNGARARDNDPVVHVSWNDARAYADWLREQTGKPYRLPTEAEFEYALRAGSRTRFPWGDSDPTSVVANLAGADESSRSGRHWNQGFAGYDDGHWGPAPVRSFEPNPFRLYDLEGNVSEWVEDCWHDDFLRAPETPIAWVNPGCELRVVRGGSWGSAREQVRSAWRGGVLADSGGARVGFRVARDL; encoded by the coding sequence ATGGCTTCCGATCATCAATCCCGGCTGAGCTTCGCGATTGCGCTGACCATCATACTGGGCAGCGCGTGGGTAGGCTGGTGGCGCGGACAGCGCACGCAGGCGCCCGGCGAGTTGCGCGCGCCGGATGCGCCCTTGCGCGATGGACCCGCGATACTGGCTGTCGAAGGCAGCGCCGAGCCTAACGAGGAGCCACTCGACGAGCCGCTGGTCGAGGAGGCGTCCTCCGCAGCGGCGGCCGAGCCAGTCGATGTCAGCCCCGAGCAACTGGCCGAACTGATCGCGACCATGCGCAGCCAGCTCGAAGAGGGGCGGCTGCTGGAGCCGCTGGACCGCAGCGCGTTCGCCCAGGCGGCGCGCATCCTGGGGGTGGATCCGGCCAACGGCGAGGCGCGCGAAGTGCTCGCGCGGGCGCTCGGCGAATTGCGCGATGCGGGCAACCCGGTACTGCCGGAAAACCTGCTCGGCACCGCCGAGCGGGCGCTGTCCTTGCTACCGGAGGAACTTGCCGACGACAGCGTCGCGGTGGCGGTGCGCTCAGGTGTGGAACGCACGCGTGCGCTGCAACGCGAACTGGCGCGAGCGGAGCGCCTGGCCGCGCGCGAAGGCGCGGGGCCCAAGACCTTCGCCAGCGCAGTGGAGGGCTACCGCGCCGCGCTGCAGATCGACCCGGCGAACGCGCGCGCGCTGCGCGGGCTGGAGGACGTGCAGCGACGCATGCTCGAACGCGCGATCGCCGCCGCCTACGACCTGCGCTTTGCCACCGCCGACAAGTTGCTCGACCAGGCCGAGGAAGTGCAGGCGGGCACCTCGCGTGTGCTCGACGTGCGCTCGCAGGTGATGGCCTTCCGCGCCCAGACTCAGGCCGAACGCCTGGCCCAGTTCAAGGACGCCCTGGCCGCGAATGATCTGGCGAGCGCCGAGAGCGCCCTGGAGGTGCTGCGGCGACTGCTCGACGACAATGCACAGATCAGCGACCTGGAGCGCAAGATCGTCAACGTGCGGCTGTATGGCGGCTACGCGCCGGGCGAGCGCTTCGGCGACAGCCTGGCAGACGGCAGCCGTGGCCCGCGCATGGTGGTGGTGCCGGTCGGCTCGCTGCTGATGGGCTCGCCGGAGGCAGAACCCGGACGCAGCAAGAGCGAAGGGCCGCAGCGGCCGCTGGAGTTCGCGCGCGGCTTCGCGCTGGCGCGCAACGAAATCAGCGTGGCCGAGTTCCGCGCCTTCGTGCAGGCCACCGGCTACACCACCGATGCCGAGCGCAGCGGCGCATCGGCGGTGTACGACGAGAAGACCGGACGCATGAGCAAGTCCCGCCGGATCACCTGGCAGCGCGGCTACAACGGTGCCCGGGCCCGCGACAACGACCCGGTGGTGCACGTCTCGTGGAACGACGCGCGCGCCTACGCCGACTGGCTGCGCGAGCAGACCGGCAAGCCCTACCGCCTGCCGACCGAGGCCGAGTTCGAATATGCGCTCAGGGCCGGCAGCCGCACGCGCTTCCCCTGGGGCGATTCCGACCCGACCAGCGTGGTTGCCAACCTGGCGGGCGCCGACGAGTCCTCGCGCTCCGGACGCCACTGGAACCAGGGCTTCGCTGGCTACGACGACGGTCACTGGGGCCCGGCGCCAGTGCGCAGCTTCGAGCCCAACCCATTCCGCCTGTATGACCTCGAAGGCAATGTGTCCGAGTGGGTGGAAGACTGTTGGCACGATGATTTCCTGCGCGCGCCGGAGACCCCGATCGCCTGGGTCAATCCGGGCTGCGAATTGCGCGTGGTCCGCGGTGGCTCCTGGGGCAGCGCGCGCGAGCAAGTGCGCAGCGCCTGGCGTGGCGGCGTGCTGGCCGATTCCGGCGGCGCGCGTGTGGGATTCCGTGTCGCGCGCGATCTGTGA
- a CDS encoding M28 family peptidase, translated as MRHSLACLLSASLLATLATPAVAEPVPTVIVEISGLGAARVQALKQDATVRWAAEFGTEMLLGVAPAALKEWQSRPGVRAGLGLLDRDEIWVRSHVCIHESQQPALGAVGGFEVLRMPPSAIRHAKLSGVNGSALPADGVVARESGNSDAPKAAMGATADVQAVVDRIDPERWFQTMSLLAGFNRNTYSPALGSASDWILSAFEGANLSTSVFEYNLTNISLCQGSPPVDVDNPIGLKRGDSLPDEWIVVGAHYDSRNSARCDGTTNPQPGANDNASGCAGVIELARAFADVATQRSVLFMCFSGEEQGLWGSRRYVESLQASGDIAKVKHMINLDMIGFDAGGTLDAQVVTSTTHAALQSQYVAAAATYAPELNIITSTSVGANTDYWYFLQAGVPAFFTWENGAGNYPHYHQATDLPANMTNARPLAGGILKMDAAMLATIAGIGPLFADGFE; from the coding sequence ATGCGCCATTCACTGGCTTGCCTGCTAAGCGCCTCCCTGCTCGCAACCTTGGCGACACCGGCAGTTGCCGAACCGGTTCCGACGGTGATCGTCGAGATCTCCGGACTCGGCGCCGCGCGTGTGCAGGCCTTGAAGCAGGATGCGACGGTGCGCTGGGCCGCCGAGTTCGGCACCGAGATGCTGCTCGGCGTCGCGCCGGCGGCTCTGAAGGAATGGCAGTCGCGGCCGGGCGTACGCGCCGGCCTGGGCCTGCTGGATCGCGACGAAATCTGGGTGCGCAGCCATGTCTGCATCCACGAGTCGCAACAGCCGGCGCTGGGCGCGGTCGGCGGCTTCGAGGTGCTGCGCATGCCGCCCTCGGCGATCCGCCATGCCAAGCTGAGTGGCGTCAACGGATCGGCGCTGCCCGCGGACGGCGTCGTCGCGCGCGAGAGCGGTAACAGCGATGCGCCCAAAGCCGCCATGGGCGCCACCGCCGACGTGCAGGCGGTGGTCGACCGGATCGACCCCGAGCGCTGGTTCCAGACCATGAGCCTGCTCGCGGGCTTCAACCGCAACACTTACAGCCCCGCACTCGGCAGCGCGAGCGACTGGATCCTCTCGGCCTTCGAAGGCGCGAACCTGAGCACCTCGGTGTTCGAGTACAACCTCACAAACATCAGCCTGTGTCAGGGCTCTCCCCCGGTCGATGTCGACAACCCGATCGGCCTCAAACGGGGCGATTCGCTGCCAGACGAATGGATCGTGGTCGGCGCGCACTACGACTCGCGCAACTCGGCGCGCTGCGACGGCACTACCAATCCGCAGCCCGGCGCCAACGACAACGCCTCGGGCTGCGCCGGCGTGATCGAACTGGCACGCGCCTTCGCCGATGTTGCGACCCAACGCTCGGTGCTGTTCATGTGCTTCTCCGGCGAGGAACAAGGCCTGTGGGGCAGCCGGCGCTATGTCGAATCACTGCAGGCCTCCGGCGACATCGCCAAGGTCAAGCACATGATCAACCTGGACATGATCGGCTTCGATGCCGGCGGCACCCTGGATGCGCAGGTGGTCACCAGCACCACACATGCCGCGCTGCAGTCGCAGTATGTCGCCGCCGCTGCCACCTATGCGCCCGAGTTGAACATCATCACCAGCACCAGCGTCGGTGCGAACACCGATTACTGGTACTTCCTGCAAGCGGGCGTGCCGGCGTTCTTCACCTGGGAGAACGGTGCGGGCAATTATCCGCACTACCACCAGGCTACGGACCTGCCGGCCAACATGACCAACGCACGCCCCTTGGCCGGCGGCATCCTGAAAATGGACGCCGCGATGTTGGCGACCATCGCCGGCATCGGCCCGCTGTTTGCCGACGGGTTCGAATGA
- a CDS encoding DUF952 domain-containing protein, which produces MAGAGRQAGPGPARRVQAPDRLAQPACRAATWQPGSADLPRRARDRVAATAGRPGRDRRDQQQHRGSDRRTEAARGPARRRLDRSPRRRGAQGRQRRADRPGSGAVRRGAAVAVSLPAPTPAGLPPLDPRRIYKLLSGGDWQRLCADGAWAGSPDDLRDGYVHLSAADQVAGTLTKYFSAVPELVLLAVDPDVLGAALRFEPARGGALFPHLYAPLPATACVALARRALPSSPWQAVLP; this is translated from the coding sequence ATGGCCGGAGCTGGGCGGCAAGCCGGACCTGGACCTGCGCGCCGAGTTCAAGCGCCTGATCGGCTTGCGCAACCAGCATGCCGTGCTGCGACATGGCAGCCTGGAAGCGCCGATCTACCTCGACGAGCACGTGATCGTGTGGCTGCGACGGCTGGGCGACCAGGCCGCGATCGTCGCGATCAACAACAACACCGAGGCAGCGACCGTCGAACTGAAGCTGCCCGAGGGCCTGCGCGCCGGCGTCTGGACCGATCTCCTCGGAGGCGAGGCGCCCAAGGCCGCCAGCGCAGGGCTGACCGTCCAGGTTCCGGCGCAGTTCGGCGTGGTGCTGCTGTCGCTGTGAGCTTGCCAGCGCCGACGCCCGCGGGTCTGCCGCCGCTGGATCCGCGCCGGATCTACAAGCTGCTGTCCGGCGGCGACTGGCAGCGCCTCTGCGCGGATGGCGCGTGGGCCGGTTCGCCCGACGATCTGCGCGATGGCTACGTGCACCTCTCCGCGGCGGATCAGGTTGCCGGAACGCTGACGAAGTATTTTTCAGCGGTGCCCGAGCTGGTCCTGCTCGCAGTCGATCCCGACGTGCTGGGCGCGGCGCTGCGCTTCGAGCCCGCGCGCGGCGGTGCGCTGTTTCCGCATCTGTACGCGCCGCTGCCGGCCACTGCGTGCGTGGCGCTGGCGCGCCGCGCGCTGCCGTCGTCGCCGTGGCAAGCTGTGCTTCCCTGA